The Natronosporangium hydrolyticum nucleotide sequence AGAGGGTCAGGCACGCGCTGAGCGCGGCCAGCGCCACGAAGAAACCGTTGCCGGTGATTCTGGTGAAGAACTCCGGCCCGCCCGCCCCCGCGACCGGGTCCGCGATCCGGATCGCCACCGCGATCACCACCGGCACCGCCGCCAGGACCGCCAGGCCGGCCCAGTTCCGGCGGCGGCCGAAGATCAGCCACAGCTCGCCGCGCAGCAGGCGCAGCCGCGGCCACCCTCGGGCGGGCGCGACCTCAGCCACTGACATCGAAACCCTCCCCGGTGAGCGCCACGAACGTCTCTTCCAACCCCGGGCTCGCAACCGTGAAGCCGCGGACCGGCACCCCGTCGCGTACCAGTTCGGCGACGATCCGCTCGGGCGCCACCTCGCCGAGTTCGCCACCAGCGGTCGCCTCGCCGAGATTGATCCCGGTGAGGCCGAGTCGCCGCAGGGTCCGGCCGGCCTCGCTAGGCTGATCGGTTTGGATCAGCGCCCGCCGGGCGGTGGCGGTACGCAGCTGTGGCAGCGGTGCCTGGGTCACCAGCCGGCCCCGGTGCATCACCCCCACGTGGCTGCAGATCTGCTCGACCTCGGCGAGCAGATGCGTGGAGAGCAGCACGGTGGTGCCCTCCCGCGCCAGCGAGGTGATCAACGCCCGGACCTCCCGGGTGCCCTGGGGGTCGAGGCCGTTGGTCGGCTCATCCAGGATCAACAGCTCGCGCGGGCGTAACAGGGTCGCCGCCAGCGCCAGCCGCTGCCGCATGCCGAGTGAGTAGGTCCGGTACCGCTGGTTGCCGGCCGCGCTGAGCCCGACCCGACGCAACGCGGTGGCGATCTGGTCAGACCCGCCACGCGGATCGGCGGTCCGGTCAGCTAGCAGCAGCCGGCGCAGGTTGTTTCGACCCGACAGGTACGGGTGGAAGGCGGGCCCCTCGACCAACGCCCCGACCCGGGGCAGCACCGCTGCGGCGGACTCCGGCATCGGGGCCGCCAACAGGGTGTGCCGCCCGGCGCTGGGTCGGACCAGGCCGAGCAGCATCCGGATGGTGGTGGTCTTGCCGGAACCGTTGGGCCCGAGGAATCCGTAGACGCTGCCGCGGGGGACCGCCAGGTCGACGCCGTCGACGACCAGCCGCCCGCCGTACCGTTTGCTCAACCCTTCGGTCCGGACCGCCCAACCCTGGTCAGGCTCGGTCACTCATCCTCTCCCTGGGACTCCGGCTCTCCCGAGGACTCCGGTGACGGCTGGTCCGGCAACGCTGCCGCTGGGTCGTCGGCCACCGCCACCAGCCGCTCCGGGGGAACCGCTCCGATCAGGAACCGGTCGTCGTCGGTGAGCAGCGCGCTGAACAGGTCGCCGGTGAGCAGTTGGCCGCTGCCCCATTCACCGCTGACCGTAGGTAGCCCGGCGAGCAGCCACGCCAGCTCGTCCTGGTCCAGCTTCGCCTCCGGGACGGCCAGCACCAGCACGCTCGCCCAGCCTTCGCCGACCACGGTCGCGGCCGGCCACGGCTGCCCCTCGTGCCCCTCGTGCCCCGTGACCGGACCCCACGGCAGCAGCTCCGCCTCGGTCACGGTGGCGTCGGGCGGTGGGTTGAACCGGAACTGCTCCGGGTCGGGTCGCTCGAAGCTGAGGTGGGTGAACTGCACCTCGACCGCCGGGTCGGCGGCGGCGCCGAAGACCCGCACCGCGAGCGGGACGCTGTGCTCGGCGTCGATGGCGATCCGGACCTCCCGGAACAGCGACTCGTCATCGCGCGGCGAGAGCACCAGCTCGTACGCGGCCCGACCGGCCACCTCGGCGGTGCCGCCGGTCGTCACCTCGGTGGTGGGATCGAGGAAGGCGAGCACTGCTTCGGCGGCGGCCTGGGGGGTGAGCCCGGGCGTGGTGTCCTGCGGCCCGCCCGCCTCGCCGAACGGTGGTAGCTGCCGGTGGGAGGCTTGATTTTCCCGACTCTCCCAGATCCACAGGTCCTCGCCGTCGACGATGATGTCCGACTGCCCCAGCGTGCCCAGCAGTGCGATCCGCAGCTGGTCCGGGCTGCCATACCAGACCCGCAGGGTATTGGAGCCGGACCATAGCGTGCCCAGGTCGGCGCTGCCGTGGCCGGCGGTCTCC carries:
- a CDS encoding LolA family protein; translated protein: MSVWSRRPALRWLVPATATAMVIGGGAAANAIAATEPELPPRSATELLVDLQTAEVDGFSGTVVQTIDLGLPGLPETAGHGSADLGTLWSGSNTLRVWYGSPDQLRIALLGTLGQSDIIVDGEDLWIWESRENQASHRQLPPFGEAGGPQDTTPGLTPQAAAEAVLAFLDPTTEVTTGGTAEVAGRAAYELVLSPRDDESLFREVRIAIDAEHSVPLAVRVFGAAADPAVEVQFTHLSFERPDPEQFRFNPPPDATVTEAELLPWGPVTGHEGHEGQPWPAATVVGEGWASVLVLAVPEAKLDQDELAWLLAGLPTVSGEWGSGQLLTGDLFSALLTDDDRFLIGAVPPERLVAVADDPAAALPDQPSPESSGEPESQGEDE
- a CDS encoding ABC transporter ATP-binding protein, with product MTEPDQGWAVRTEGLSKRYGGRLVVDGVDLAVPRGSVYGFLGPNGSGKTTTIRMLLGLVRPSAGRHTLLAAPMPESAAAVLPRVGALVEGPAFHPYLSGRNNLRRLLLADRTADPRGGSDQIATALRRVGLSAAGNQRYRTYSLGMRQRLALAATLLRPRELLILDEPTNGLDPQGTREVRALITSLAREGTTVLLSTHLLAEVEQICSHVGVMHRGRLVTQAPLPQLRTATARRALIQTDQPSEAGRTLRRLGLTGINLGEATAGGELGEVAPERIVAELVRDGVPVRGFTVASPGLEETFVALTGEGFDVSG